Proteins co-encoded in one Malus sylvestris chromosome 7, drMalSylv7.2, whole genome shotgun sequence genomic window:
- the LOC126630653 gene encoding probable aquaporin TIP5-1 → MLFGSMARMALTARFQQAITPNALRSYLAEFISTFFFVFAVVGSMMSSRKLMPDAASDPASLVMVAVANAFALSSAVYIAANVSGGHINPAVTFGMAVGGHISVPNAICYWISQMVASVMACLLLRVTIVGQHVPTYGITEEMTGFGASVLEGVLTFGLVYTVYAAGDPRNGALGGIGPLAVGFMAGANVLATGPFSGGSMNPACAFGSAVVAGSFRNQAVYWVGPLIGGAVAGLLYDNVVYPTQSSPDPLTGISLTGISG, encoded by the exons ATGTTATTTGGATCAATGGCTAGAATGGCACTGACCGCTCGATTCCAGCAAGCTATCACTCCCAACGCCCTCCGATCTTATCTTGCAGAGTTCATCTCAACCTTCTTCTTTGTATTCGCTGTTGTTGGCTCCATGATGTCGTCAA GGAAGTTGATGCCGGATGCAGCATCAGACCCAGCTAGTCTGGTGATGGTTGCCGTCGCCAACGCCTTCGCATTGTCCTCGGCAGTGTACATTGCGGCCAACGTCTCCGGCGGCCACATCAACCCGGCTGTCACCTTCGGCATGGCGGTCGGAGGACACATTAGCGTCCCCAATGCCATCTGCTACTGGATTTCCCAGATGGTGGCCTCTGTCATGGCTTGCCTTCTCTTGAGAGTCACTATTGTGGGACAG CATGTTCCGACGTACGGAATCACGGAAGAGATGACGGGTTTCGGGGCGTCGGTTTTGGAGGGCGTGCTGACATTTGGGCTGGTGTACACTGTTTATGCCGCCGGTGACCCAAGGAATGGTGCACTTGGGGGCATTGGACCCCTGGCAGTTGGGTTCATGGCAGGAGCCAATGTTTTAGCAACTGGGCCGTTCTCCGGTGGGTCCATGAACCCGGCTTGTGCATTCGGGTCGGCAGTCGTTGCCGGCAGTTTCAGGAACCAGGCGGTTTACTGGGTGGGGCCTCTGATTGGTGGGGCAGTTGCTGGACTACTGTATGATAATGTAGTGTACCCTACCCAATCTTCTCCGGATCCTCTTACGGGGATTTCTCTTACGGGAATTTCTGGTTGA